The following coding sequences are from one Eleginops maclovinus isolate JMC-PN-2008 ecotype Puerto Natales chromosome 11, JC_Emac_rtc_rv5, whole genome shotgun sequence window:
- the LOC134872428 gene encoding uncharacterized protein LOC134872428 produces the protein MVHLLHVEMLALVRELLSKFMKPGAIPLSVKEILKINVRDAALQLPNKSLCVGKYGYSAMTKARVAKTLWVGNLYNSLREGYMKAAEFLLKNLPLDNHMVTSLSALTPSLIQCDSLGSAFMALGKALPNVVPPEALGPLREEVRAYQIDADLVPLANTYVEENSRVDVDWWSQVALLRNSERGVRYPTLIKLVKALLSIFTGPLVEGSFNIMDDILEADRCRMNVETYESLAIIKSTMKARKWTASTMLIDQPLRNSCLSSYKTYQLHLEKKKAREQGMREKRMSEAMRVRSTAVANRIVTQAKKSKGPSSSSTRPAASPRPTRPSPKTISSAKTRPFRPTGPSTTSSGAAKKPSSSSSGPSASSSGATNKPSASSSGPSASSSGPSASSSGPSAFSSGPSASSSGPSASSSGPSTASSGQPKLFSLFHGPAKKSSSIASTTSGKRKSSDDSEPGKKRKK, from the coding sequence ATGGTGCACTTGttgcatgttgaaatgttggCACTGGTAAGAGAGCTGCTAAGCAAATTCATGAAGCCAGGAGCTATCCCCCTGAGTGTCAAAGAGATCCTCAAGATCAATGTACGGGATGCAGCGTTACAGCTGCCTAACAAATCCCTGTGTGTTGGAAAATATGGATACTCTGCCATGACCAAGGCCCGTGTGGCGAAGACACTGTGGGTTGGAAACTTGTACAACTCCCTCAGAGAGGGCTACATGAAGGCAGCAGAGTTTCTACTCAAAAACCTTCCCCTCGACAACCACATGGTCACCTCACTCTCGGCTCTGACCCCATCCCTCATACAGTGTGACTCCTTAGGTTCAGCATTCATGGCATTAGGGAAGGCCTTGCCTAATGTGGTTCCACCTGAAGCACTCGGCCCACTGCGGGAGGAGGTTCGTGCATACCAAATAGATGCTGACCTGGTACCTCTGGCCAATACCTATGTTGAAGAAAACAGCCGAGTGGATGTGGACTGGTGGAGTCAGGTGGCACTTCTAAGAAATTCAGAAAGAGGTGTGAGATACCCAACCCTGATCAAACTTGTGAAAGCCCTTCTTTCAATTTTCACAGGCCCGCTGGTGGAGGGGTCTTTCAACATAATGGATGACATACTGGAGGCAGACAGGTGCAGGATGAATGTGGAAACGTATGAGAGCCTCGCCATAATTAAGTCAACAATGAAAGCCAGGAAGTGGACGGCCTCAACAATGTTAATTGACCAGCCTTTAAGGAATTCTTGCCTTTCCTCCTATAAAACATACCAACTCCACCTAGAGAAAAAGAAGGCAAGAGAACAGGgaatgagggagaaaaggatgagTGAGGCCATGAGGGTGAGGTCTACAGCGGTGGCAAACAGAATAGTGACCCAGGCGAAGAAATCAAAAGggccatcctcttcctccactagGCCAGCTGCCTCACCTAGACCAACCAGACCTTCACCAAAGACCATCTcctctgcaaaaacaagaccTTTTCGACCCACTGggccctccaccacctcctctgggGCAGCTAAAAAGccatccagctcctcctctgggccctctgcctcctcgtcTGGGGCAACTAATAAGCCTTCcgcctcctcatctgggccctctgcctcctcatctgggccctctgcctcctcatctgggccctctgccttctcatctgggccctctgcttcctcatctgggccctctgcctcctcctctgggccATCCACTGCATCCTCTGGGCAaccaaagttattttctctgtttcatggTCCAGCCAAGAAATCCTCTTCAATAGCCTCAACTACCTCTGGAAAAAGGAAGAGTTCGGATGACTCAGAACccggaaaaaagaggaaaaaatag